A window from Populus trichocarpa isolate Nisqually-1 chromosome 3, P.trichocarpa_v4.1, whole genome shotgun sequence encodes these proteins:
- the LOC7475737 gene encoding uncharacterized acetyltransferase At3g50280, whose protein sequence is MANIRLLSTSMVQATTDKVTDERIELTQCDLKLLLVDAIQKGLLFLKPKSLEDQNSLIQHLKTSLSRTLDCFNPLAGRLAAVEHDDNTVSFFIDCNNAGAQFVHAAADGVTMADILQPVYVPPILHSFFPLNGFLNYEAVSKPLLAVQVTELVDGIFVGCTMNHSAVDGTSFWNFFNSWSEIHRGLDHVSKTPVLERWSLLNGSISPPIRLPLSIIKNNSDSIIPSPLQERVFHFTKGKIAMLKAKANAEAATTSISSLQSLLAHIWRATTRARLVEHDKEVDLRIFIGLRARLQPPLPESYCGNAIVSGIVTLRTRDILEQGLGFVALEINKVVSSYTKNKVTDALASLLKNPSPFTKADVGRIHSLGISSSPRHNVYGTDFGWGRPVAVRSGPGNKFDGKLTLFPGLEEGSMDVEFSVLPETLKALGNDLEFMDAVTI, encoded by the coding sequence ATGGCAAACATTAGATTGCTCTCTACAAGCATGGTTCAAGCCACTACCGACAAGGTGACAGATGAGAGGATTGAGTTGACTCAGTGTGATCTCAAGCTTCTTCTAGTAGATGCCATCCAAAAGGGTCTTCTCTTCCTCAAACCCAAATCATTAGAAGATCAAAACTCACTGATCCAACACTTGAAAACCTCACTTTCTCGCACACTAGATTGCTTCAATCCTCTTGCTGGTCGCCTAGCCGCAGTAGAACATGATGATAACACAGTCTCCTTCTTCATTGACTGCAACAATGCAGGAGCCCAGTTTGTTCATGCCGCAGCGGATGGTGTAACCATGGCTGACATCCTCCAGCCAGTTTATGTTCCTCCAATTCTCCACTCTTTCTTTCCATTAAATGGGTTCTTAAACTACGAGGCTGTTTCCAAACCTTTGCTAGCAGTTCAAGTTACTGAGCTTGTAGACGGCATCTTTGTTGGTTGTACCATGAACCATTCTGCTGTTGATGGCACGTCATTTTggaatttcttcaattcttgGTCTGAAATCCATCGTGGGTTGGATCACGTCTCCAAGACTCCTGTCCTTGAACGTTGGTCACTTCTCAACGGTAGTATTAGCCCGCCGATTCGCCTTCCTCTCTCAATCATAAAGAACAACTCTGATTCGATCATTCCATCGCCTTTGCAAGAAAGAGTTTTTCATTTTACCAAGGGAAAAATAGCGATGCTCAAAGCAAAAGCCAATGCTGAAGCTGCCACTACGTCCATCTCCTCTCTTCAGTCACTTTTGGCTCATATTTGGAGAGCTACAACTCGAGCTCGACTAGTTGAACATGATAAAGAGGttgatttaagaatttttatagGTTTGCGGGCACGATTACAACCACCATTACCAGAAAGCTATTGTGGAAATGCAATTGTGTCTGGGATTGTAACTTTGAGAACAAGAGATATACTGGAGCAAGGGCTTGGATTTGTAGCTTTGGAGATTAACAAGGTGGTTTCTTCTTATACAAAAAACAAGGTGACGGACGCTTTAGCGTCCTTGCTGAAGAATCCTAGTCCATTTACAAAGGCCGACGTTGGACGTATTCACAGTTTGGGTATTAGCAGCTCGCCAAGGCACAACGTTTATGGTACTGATTTTGGTTGGGGAAGGCCCGTTGCAGTGCGAAGCGGGCCTGGGAACAAGTTCGATGGGAAGTTAACATTGTTTCCGGGACTGGAAGAGGGGAGCATGGACGTTGAATTCTCCGTTTTGCCTGAGACTTTGAAGGCTTTAGGAAACGATTTGGAGTTCATGGATGCTGTCACCATCTAA